The Devosia sp. genome segment AGATGGCTGGCTTGTGCCACGGGCACATTGCCGCCGCAAGGCGCCGCGATCAGTTGAGGGCGATGGAGCCGCCGAACCGGGGCATGAAGTAGCTGGAGCGGTGCAGGTTGACCGCCTGGTCGATGACGATGCCGAAGAGCGGCGTATAGGAATAGGAGGCTTGGGCCGCAATCACCGTGCTGTCCAGGGCGATGGCGATCATCTCTTCGGGCAGCGGATAGCTGTCGCCGGGACTATATTCCTCGCCGACTTCGTAGGTGCCTTCCACGAATACTCCGTCCTCATATTCGCCGCCATGATACTGGCGCGACCACAGAACCGAGGTTTCGCCATCGGAGCTGACGGAAATGGCCGTCACCACTTGCTCGACCGGCGCCGATGAATAGGGGGTCATGATGCCGCCGGCGGCGCGGAAGTAATCGCGCATCTGGCTCGAGGTCAGCGACACTTCCGACCGCGCGACCAGATCGCCGATGGCGCCGGACACCGACTGCACCTTGCGGTCCATGGAGATGAGTGCGCTGGCCTCCAGCGTGCCCACATAGATGAACAGCAAGACCGGCAGGATGAGCGCAAACTCCACCGCCGCCGCGCCCCGTTCGGAGAGGGCAAGCCGGTGCAGCAGGCCAAGCATGGCAGCCAGGGGACGCGCGCTCATGTAAAGGGCTCGTTCTGGAACACGGTCGCCGTGCCGAGCAGGCGCGACCCGTCGGGCAGGTTGCCAACGCCAAGCGCGCCAAACTGCAGCACGATGGGATATTTGTAATAGACCTGAACCAGCATGACGCTCTTGCCGGCGCCGGAGGTCCAGGCTTCATCGACATTCCAGGCGCATTCACCCTCGCAATCGGCGTCAATCGGGCTGGCAACGCCGGCGGAGGCGAAATTATTCACCTCGGTCACCCGGATATGCATGGCGCTGCAATCGGGAAACATGCCGAACAGCCGGCCACAGACCTGGCTGCGGAAAGTGGCGAGAGAATTGCCCATGTCGCGCACCTCGCCGGTGCGGATGATGCGCGAGGCGTCATAGACGGCGCTTTCCAGCACCTGGCCGGCGAGAAAAACCACCGAGGTCTGAAGGATAGCGGCGACGAGGGTGAAGAACGGCAGGGCCAGGAGGCCGAACTCGACGGCCGTGGCGCCGCGCTCGTCGCGCGCCAGTGCTCCGGCTCTGCCGAATAGACCCGTCTTTCGCCTGTTGGTGTGCTTGCCCATGGTCCGTGCCGCTTGATCCGGCCCGAGACTAGGCGTTGCATGGCTAACCGATGGTTAGAGGCAAGCGCGCAACCGCGCCTGTCTGCGCTTTCGGTAAAGGCGGGGTTAACGGCCTAGTTTGCAGCCGATTGCATCAATTGCGAGGACGCCAGCGCCTGGTTGGAGAAGACCCCGTCGTCGCCCATCATCAGGACGGGCTGGCAGGTGGGCGCGCAGGCCAAAGTGGTGCGGCTTTGCCCCTGATAGACCGTCATGACGCCGGCCTGCATCTGTGCCACTTCCACCAGCGTATCGGCAATCGGCTCGCCGACGCTGTCGAGCACGATGAGATTGGTCTGCCCATAGCTCTTGCCGGTCAGGATGAGTGTGGTCGGATCCTGGATGGTCACATCGGCGATGCCGGGATTGCCGATGATCACCGTTGCCGCCGGAGCGCTGATGCGCAGCACGCGGGCCATGTTGACATTGACCGTGATCGGGATGCCGTCCTGTGCCAGGGCCGGCAAGGGCGCCATGGGCGCAATGGCGGCGAGGACGAAGAGGGATGCGGCAAAGCGGGACATGGCTCGATCCGGATACTGATACGCTGCCGCCAGCTTCCACTGGAATGGTAAATACTTGGCAAATTTTGCCACGAACCCGCCTTGGCGGCCCGGCTTTCAGTATTGGGAGTGGCGGGGTCGAGTGGGTCGGGTCCGGCGCTCTACTATAGAAGATAAGGGGAAGTGCATAGCGGGCTGCACATTCCTAAACATTTAACGATGCAAGTAATACATTGATCACCAAAAGAAAACTGCTTGCCCTGCAGCGGTTTGGCGGCATCCGGATTAACGCTATCTCAAGAAGTGCCCGATAGCTTTTGGCCATGTTCATTGTGTGACGTGTCCGACAAAAGGCGTCACTCGAGAACGTGTAAAAAGGAGCCTGGGAATGAACATTTTCGCACGTTTCGCGCAGGACGAGTCGGGCGCGACCGCAATCGAGTACGGCCTGATCGCCGCACTTATCTCCGTTGGTATCATCCTGGCCGCACAGGCCCTGGGTGGCAACCTCGGCACTCTGTTCAATAACATCTCCGGTGTTATTGGCGACAATATGGACGTGGGCGGTGAAGCTGCG includes the following:
- a CDS encoding Flp family type IVb pilin, translated to MNIFARFAQDESGATAIEYGLIAALISVGIILAAQALGGNLGTLFNNISGVIGDNMDVGGEAAVDPDA
- a CDS encoding TadE/TadG family type IV pilus assembly protein, with the protein product MSARPLAAMLGLLHRLALSERGAAAVEFALILPVLLFIYVGTLEASALISMDRKVQSVSGAIGDLVARSEVSLTSSQMRDYFRAAGGIMTPYSSAPVEQVVTAISVSSDGETSVLWSRQYHGGEYEDGVFVEGTYEVGEEYSPGDSYPLPEEMIAIALDSTVIAAQASYSYTPLFGIVIDQAVNLHRSSYFMPRFGGSIALN
- a CDS encoding TadE/TadG family type IV pilus assembly protein, encoding MGKHTNRRKTGLFGRAGALARDERGATAVEFGLLALPFFTLVAAILQTSVVFLAGQVLESAVYDASRIIRTGEVRDMGNSLATFRSQVCGRLFGMFPDCSAMHIRVTEVNNFASAGVASPIDADCEGECAWNVDEAWTSGAGKSVMLVQVYYKYPIVLQFGALGVGNLPDGSRLLGTATVFQNEPFT
- a CDS encoding pilus assembly protein N-terminal domain-containing protein, encoding MSRFAASLFVLAAIAPMAPLPALAQDGIPITVNVNMARVLRISAPAATVIIGNPGIADVTIQDPTTLILTGKSYGQTNLIVLDSVGEPIADTLVEVAQMQAGVMTVYQGQSRTTLACAPTCQPVLMMGDDGVFSNQALASSQLMQSAAN